A single region of the Deltaproteobacteria bacterium genome encodes:
- the folP gene encoding dihydropteroate synthase encodes MFSIRYLPIISETQSKIEMEKIGVDPVGVSLMLNKLLHLNLKVEGLTPPQANILKQEFLSVGGEAAVPRGVITCDIDTADAILSGTEKQFVHVIEKLKLQPFGLEDIGNRIKDVIDNIHKKEFVIKCKNKDIVFGRKTLVMGVLNITSDSFSDGGLYIKKEDAVKRVMEMTDDGADIIDIGGESSRPGSLPVSLNDELDRVLPVIKEVAKNVNVPISIDTTKAEVARQAIENGADIVNDISALRFDKDMADVCARNNVPVILMHMRGTPQTMQTNLKYDNLMSEIFCYLSERIAFAKDAGIKPEKIMIDPGICFGKSAEDNLKIISRLEEFKGFGMPIVIGTSKKSFIGKTLNLDIDDRLEGTAATVAASILKGANIVRVHDVKEMRRVADMVDAIKNQM; translated from the coding sequence ATGTTTTCAATCAGGTACCTTCCTATTATTTCTGAAACCCAATCAAAGATTGAAATGGAAAAAATCGGGGTTGACCCTGTTGGCGTAAGCCTTATGTTAAACAAACTCCTTCATCTTAATTTAAAGGTGGAGGGACTGACACCCCCTCAGGCGAATATATTAAAACAGGAGTTTCTTTCTGTCGGCGGAGAGGCAGCTGTTCCAAGGGGTGTCATAACCTGTGATATAGATACAGCGGATGCAATACTTTCAGGGACTGAAAAACAGTTTGTGCATGTTATAGAAAAATTAAAACTCCAGCCATTTGGTCTTGAAGACATAGGCAATAGAATAAAAGATGTAATAGACAATATCCATAAAAAAGAATTTGTGATAAAGTGCAAAAATAAAGATATTGTTTTTGGCAGAAAGACGCTTGTTATGGGTGTCTTGAATATAACCTCTGATTCATTTTCTGACGGCGGGCTTTATATTAAGAAAGAAGATGCTGTTAAAAGGGTGATGGAGATGACAGATGACGGCGCTGACATAATTGATATAGGCGGCGAATCCTCCCGCCCCGGTTCATTGCCTGTTTCATTAAATGATGAACTTGACAGGGTTCTACCTGTCATAAAAGAAGTTGCTAAAAATGTAAATGTCCCAATATCAATAGATACAACAAAGGCAGAGGTTGCAAGGCAGGCAATTGAAAACGGCGCTGACATTGTAAATGATATAAGCGCATTAAGGTTTGATAAAGATATGGCGGATGTGTGCGCAAGGAATAATGTGCCTGTGATTTTGATGCATATGAGAGGCACTCCGCAAACAATGCAGACAAATTTAAAATATGATAATTTAATGTCAGAGATATTTTGTTATCTATCAGAGAGGATTGCCTTTGCAAAAGATGCAGGAATAAAACCAGAAAAGATAATGATTGACCCTGGCATTTGTTTTGGTAAATCTGCAGAAGATAATCTAAAGATTATAAGCAGGCTGGAGGAATTCAAGGGTTTTGGGATGCCGATTGTCATCGGCACATCAAAAAAATCATTCATAGGGAAAACCCTTAACCTTGATATTGATGATAGGCTTGAAGGGACTGCTGCAACAGTTGCAGCGAGCATCTTAAAAGGCGCAAATATTGTCCGCGTCCATGATGTGAAGGAGATGAGAAGGGTTGCGGATATGGTGGATGCGATAAAAAACCAAATGTAA
- a CDS encoding phosphoglucosamine mutase, whose protein sequence is MDSRKLFGTDGVRGVANVYPMTVEMATQLGRAIAYVFKKEPRRHKIVIGKDTRLSGYMLENAMVAGICSMGVDVMLVGPLPTPGIAFITSSMRADAGVVISASHNPYQDNGIKFFSKDGFKLPDEIEGEIEDFILNNNEIPSHRPIASDIGKAYRIDDAIGRYVVFAKNTFPKELTLDGLKIAVDCANGACYKVAPEVFYELGAEVFSIGVKPDGENINKGCGSLYPDRLATIVKEKKADIGIALDGDGDRIILVDENGNILNGDYIMAICAARMIKENKLAKNTLVTTVMSNMGLDEAVKAAGGNLVKVGVGDRYVVEEMLRGGYNLGGEQSGHIIFLDHTTTGDGIISALQVLSIMVKEGQRLSELSKIMYSFPQVLLNIKVREKKPMKDIPAVLERIKEVENGLDGRGRVFVRYSGTEPLARVMIEGKDEKAIKGMADYIAEAIEKEIGCNSNLQV, encoded by the coding sequence ATGGATTCAAGAAAACTCTTTGGAACTGACGGCGTTAGGGGTGTTGCCAATGTGTATCCTATGACAGTAGAAATGGCAACACAACTCGGCAGGGCAATTGCGTATGTATTTAAAAAAGAGCCGAGGAGGCATAAGATTGTCATAGGCAAGGATACAAGGCTTTCCGGTTACATGCTTGAGAATGCTATGGTTGCAGGGATATGTTCAATGGGTGTGGATGTAATGCTGGTTGGCCCGCTCCCCACCCCAGGCATCGCATTTATAACCTCAAGCATGAGGGCAGATGCAGGCGTTGTCATATCTGCATCGCATAATCCGTATCAGGACAACGGCATAAAATTCTTTTCAAAGGATGGGTTTAAACTTCCTGATGAGATTGAAGGAGAGATAGAGGATTTTATATTAAATAATAATGAAATACCCTCCCATAGACCAATTGCCAGCGATATTGGCAAGGCATACAGGATTGATGATGCAATAGGCAGATATGTTGTCTTTGCAAAAAATACCTTTCCAAAGGAATTGACGCTTGATGGTTTGAAGATTGCTGTTGATTGTGCAAATGGGGCTTGTTATAAAGTTGCCCCCGAGGTCTTCTATGAACTTGGTGCAGAGGTATTTTCGATAGGCGTGAAACCGGATGGAGAGAATATAAATAAAGGATGCGGCTCTCTTTATCCTGATAGACTTGCAACTATTGTAAAGGAGAAGAAGGCTGACATTGGTATTGCACTGGACGGCGACGGCGACAGGATTATCCTTGTGGATGAAAATGGGAATATCCTTAACGGCGACTATATTATGGCAATATGTGCAGCGCGGATGATTAAGGAAAATAAACTTGCAAAAAATACATTGGTAACAACTGTAATGAGCAATATGGGTCTTGATGAGGCAGTAAAAGCCGCAGGTGGAAATCTGGTAAAGGTTGGGGTGGGGGACAGATATGTGGTGGAAGAGATGCTCAGGGGCGGTTATAACCTTGGCGGTGAACAGTCGGGTCATATAATATTTTTAGACCATACAACAACAGGGGACGGCATTATATCTGCATTACAGGTTCTTTCAATAATGGTGAAAGAAGGGCAAAGGCTTTCAGAGTTATCTAAAATAATGTATTCGTTTCCACAGGTGCTTCTTAATATAAAGGTTAGAGAGAAAAAGCCAATGAAGGACATACCTGCTGTTTTAGAGAGGATTAAAGAGGTTGAAAATGGATTAGATGGCAGAGGCAGGGTGTTTGTAAGATATTCCGGCACAGAGCCTCTTGCAAGGGTTATGATAGAGGGCAAGGATGAAAAGGCAATCAAAGGGATGGCAGATTATATTGCAGAGGCAATAGAAAAAGAAATAGGATGTAACTCAAACCTTCAGGTTTGA
- a CDS encoding pyridoxine 5'-phosphate synthase gives MARLSVNVDHIATVRQARGGTFPDPVTGAMIAEMSGADSITAHLREDRRHIQDRDIILLRKMVKTGLNLEMAATKEMQKIAIDIKPDMVTIVPEKRQELTTEGGLDVIANNYLKKYIKTLRDNGIKVNLFIDPEPKQIKAAHLAGASGVEIHTGRYAECKGEKEIAAELANIYNACTLAAKLKLSVHAGHGLDYHNIKMVREIDEIEEFAIGFSIVARGMFVGIERAVREMKELVR, from the coding sequence ATGGCTAGACTTTCAGTAAATGTTGACCATATTGCAACGGTGAGACAGGCAAGAGGGGGAACCTTCCCTGACCCTGTTACAGGTGCGATGATTGCAGAGATGTCAGGTGCAGACAGTATTACTGCCCATCTCCGTGAAGACAGGAGACATATTCAGGACAGGGATATAATCTTATTAAGAAAGATGGTTAAAACAGGATTGAATCTGGAAATGGCTGCAACCAAGGAGATGCAGAAGATTGCCATAGATATAAAGCCTGATATGGTAACAATCGTTCCTGAGAAAAGACAGGAGTTGACAACAGAAGGCGGTTTGGATGTAATTGCAAATAATTACTTAAAAAAATACATAAAAACATTGAGGGATAACGGTATAAAGGTAAATCTCTTTATAGACCCTGAACCTAAACAGATAAAGGCAGCCCATCTTGCAGGTGCAAGCGGGGTGGAGATACATACAGGCAGGTATGCTGAATGTAAGGGTGAAAAAGAGATAGCAGCAGAACTTGCAAATATTTACAATGCCTGCACTCTTGCAGCAAAACTCAAATTATCTGTTCATGCAGGACATGGACTTGATTATCATAATATCAAGATGGTGAGAGAGATAGATGAGATTGAGGAGTTTGCCATAGGTTTTTCAATCGTTGCAAGGGGTATGTTCGTTGGTATTGAGAGGGCAGTCAGAGAGATGAAGGAGTTGGTGAGATGA
- the acpS gene encoding holo-ACP synthase has translation MIYGIGVDIVHIPKFNKAVEKWGDRFKERVFTKSELEYCKNKGFSEQHLAVRFAAKEALFKALGKGMNFTDIEIINNEAGKPELNFKSPISNLKSHITLSHDKDYCIAQVVLEDRNQTPR, from the coding sequence ATGATATACGGCATTGGTGTTGACATAGTCCATATCCCAAAATTCAATAAGGCAGTAGAAAAATGGGGTGATAGGTTCAAAGAGAGGGTTTTTACAAAAAGCGAACTGGAATACTGTAAAAATAAAGGCTTTTCTGAACAGCATCTAGCAGTTCGTTTTGCTGCAAAAGAGGCATTATTCAAGGCATTGGGGAAAGGGATGAACTTTACTGATATTGAGATAATAAATAACGAGGCTGGTAAACCTGAGTTGAACTTTAAATCTCCAATCTCAAATCTCAAATCCCACATAACCCTTTCCCATGATAAGGACTACTGTATTGCACAGGTAGTATTAGAAGATAGAAATCAAACACCAAGGTAA
- a CDS encoding ABC transporter ATP-binding protein has translation MLKIDNLESGYGPMQVLWGANLKVENGSITALLGPNGAGKSTLLRSIMATIKPWSGNILYKGEDITFLAPHKKVQMGITLVPEGKHLFTGMTVRENLIIGAYRRKFRYESREFKIEVEKIFSLFPVLKNRVNQMAGTLSGGEQQMLTIARGLMTKPNLMMLDEPSQGLAPKLVREVFAAIERLKKETGLTILMVEQNAEYSLAFSDYAYIMHEGRIEAEGRSQEIKESEVRKIYLGV, from the coding sequence ATGTTAAAGATAGACAACCTTGAATCAGGATACGGACCAATGCAGGTTCTCTGGGGAGCAAACCTCAAGGTAGAGAATGGGTCTATAACTGCCCTTCTTGGACCAAATGGTGCCGGTAAGTCAACCCTTTTAAGAAGTATCATGGCAACCATAAAACCATGGAGCGGAAACATACTTTATAAAGGGGAAGATATCACATTTTTAGCACCGCATAAAAAGGTTCAGATGGGTATTACACTTGTGCCAGAAGGCAAGCATCTCTTCACCGGCATGACCGTCCGTGAAAATTTGATTATCGGAGCATATAGAAGAAAGTTTAGATATGAGAGTAGAGAGTTCAAAATTGAGGTTGAAAAGATTTTTTCACTATTTCCTGTACTTAAAAATAGAGTAAACCAGATGGCAGGGACACTCAGCGGCGGAGAACAGCAGATGCTCACCATAGCCCGCGGACTTATGACAAAACCAAACTTAATGATGCTTGATGAGCCAAGTCAGGGGCTTGCCCCAAAACTTGTTAGAGAGGTCTTTGCCGCTATAGAGAGATTGAAAAAAGAGACCGGCTTGACAATACTAATGGTTGAGCAGAATGCGGAATATTCCCTTGCCTTTTCTGATTATGCCTATATTATGCATGAGGGCAGGATAGAGGCAGAGGGAAGGTCTCAGGAAATAAAGGAATCAGAGGTAAGAAAGATTTACCTTGGTGTTTGA
- a CDS encoding ABC transporter ATP-binding protein — MPLLILEGVTKRFGGLTAVDSVNLELDCGETIGIVGPNGSGKTTLFNIISGVYKPDRGRIIFEGRDITNLPTYKRSHLGIGRTFQIPRPFGSATVRENVAIGAMFGTLSGKVNIDKAMAISDYYLRLIGFYEHGDKLAGKLTPVEKKMMEIARALAMKPKLLLMDESMAGMPPKDIDMIVNLLKKVKGEEGIAVVSMVEHIMRAVTGFAKRVIVMHNGRKIVDAATLEALNDPKVIDIYLGRPSKETGDVKDRQP; from the coding sequence ATGCCGCTTTTAATCCTTGAAGGTGTTACAAAAAGATTTGGGGGGCTTACCGCAGTTGACAGTGTGAATCTGGAACTAGACTGCGGAGAGACTATTGGAATAGTCGGTCCGAATGGCAGCGGCAAGACGACACTTTTTAATATCATAAGCGGTGTGTATAAACCTGACAGGGGAAGGATTATCTTTGAAGGCAGGGACATCACCAATCTCCCCACCTATAAAAGGTCGCATCTCGGCATAGGAAGGACATTTCAGATACCAAGACCCTTCGGTTCAGCAACAGTCAGAGAAAATGTAGCAATAGGGGCAATGTTCGGCACACTGAGTGGAAAAGTAAACATTGATAAGGCCATGGCAATATCTGACTATTATCTCCGTTTAATCGGTTTTTATGAACATGGAGATAAATTAGCAGGAAAACTCACACCTGTAGAAAAGAAGATGATGGAGATTGCAAGGGCACTTGCAATGAAACCAAAACTCCTTCTTATGGATGAATCTATGGCAGGGATGCCGCCTAAAGATATAGACATGATAGTAAACCTCCTGAAAAAGGTAAAAGGGGAAGAAGGGATAGCCGTTGTTTCTATGGTTGAGCATATTATGCGTGCTGTAACCGGATTTGCCAAAAGGGTTATTGTAATGCACAACGGCAGAAAGATTGTAGATGCAGCCACTTTAGAGGCATTAAATGATCCCAAAGTAATAGATATATACCTTGGTCGTCCATCAAAGGAAACAGGAGATGTTAAAGATAGACAACCTTGA
- a CDS encoding branched-chain amino acid ABC transporter permease gives MRRYYPLILVSSIYLVLFLIGMDVKGMWQPMALLVFYAALGQAFNIFLGMTGYVDFGYVAFLAMGSYGMAITISNLHDIQWLGWGIVPIGLIAGLVMSALLSTAVGAIALRLRGAYFAIATIGVNEGFRYLIEGARIWGGAEGIIISKALRTAFGADGANYISTFWADAFVYIIAVSTAFVTFFYLNSRIGYALLALREDEDAARVMGINTTRYKIIAFITSASFGGLIGASAWALKLTYVFPADVFEITYAVEAIVIVLLGGTGTLLGPVIGGIIYASLKYWLSVIFPGLQLFILAPIIIVIIVVFPQGFIGLLKTRLKGTRMEGVIV, from the coding sequence ATGAGGAGATATTATCCACTCATCCTTGTGTCTTCCATCTATCTGGTTCTGTTTTTAATTGGCATGGATGTAAAGGGTATGTGGCAGCCAATGGCATTACTCGTCTTCTACGCTGCACTGGGGCAGGCATTCAATATCTTTCTTGGGATGACAGGTTATGTGGACTTTGGTTATGTTGCCTTTCTGGCAATGGGTTCTTATGGTATGGCTATCACCATATCAAATCTTCATGATATCCAGTGGCTGGGATGGGGGATAGTACCTATAGGACTTATCGCAGGGCTTGTTATGTCTGCCCTCCTTTCTACGGCTGTAGGTGCTATTGCCTTAAGGCTTCGCGGGGCATATTTTGCAATTGCTACCATTGGTGTAAATGAGGGTTTCAGATACCTGATAGAGGGTGCAAGGATATGGGGGGGGGCAGAAGGCATCATTATTTCAAAGGCACTAAGGACTGCATTTGGAGCAGATGGCGCAAATTATATTTCTACATTTTGGGCAGATGCCTTTGTTTACATTATTGCTGTATCAACTGCATTTGTTACCTTCTTTTACCTGAATAGCAGAATAGGTTATGCCTTGCTCGCACTTCGGGAGGATGAAGATGCTGCAAGGGTTATGGGAATCAATACAACCCGATACAAGATTATCGCATTTATAACCAGTGCATCCTTTGGCGGCTTGATTGGGGCTTCAGCATGGGCATTGAAACTCACATATGTCTTTCCTGCAGATGTATTTGAAATTACCTATGCAGTAGAGGCTATTGTAATTGTCCTTCTTGGAGGAACAGGAACCTTGTTAGGTCCTGTAATAGGAGGGATTATATACGCCTCTTTGAAATACTGGCTGAGTGTTATATTTCCCGGATTGCAGCTCTTTATCCTTGCCCCTATTATCATAGTCATAATCGTTGTTTTCCCGCAGGGATTTATCGGACTATTGAAAACCAGGTTGAAAGGGACACGAATGGAAGGGGTAATCGTGTAG
- a CDS encoding branched-chain amino acid ABC transporter permease has product MSIFLLILSGNLIHGVILGSVYGMMTMGLSLIFGVLRIVNVGHGAFVMVGAYIAFWMFTLLNLSPIISIPVALAGGMVLGFIFFYLIIRRLTHAPELTTLLATFAIGILLEEGAKFLWGPDYRGFNWDIGRINLSVTTIPLGKIYALISSIVISIVLYLWFKKAKSGRAVRAVMEDSEGASVCGINVKGIYALSFATGTGLTVLGGTLLTLFIPVGINPYMGGIYTLKAFVIAVMGGLMSPWGGFWAGFIFGLIENGSYIFFGLIPGFEPFSMTQFLAFFLLLIILLVKPTGLFNVRS; this is encoded by the coding sequence ATGTCCATCTTTCTTCTTATATTATCAGGAAATCTTATCCACGGCGTGATATTAGGTTCTGTTTATGGGATGATGACCATGGGTTTGAGCCTGATATTTGGTGTCTTGCGAATTGTGAATGTGGGGCACGGGGCATTTGTTATGGTCGGGGCATATATAGCCTTCTGGATGTTTACCCTGCTTAATCTCTCCCCTATAATCTCTATTCCTGTGGCTTTAGCAGGCGGCATGGTTCTTGGTTTCATCTTCTTTTATCTGATTATAAGAAGACTAACCCATGCCCCTGAACTTACCACCCTCCTTGCCACATTTGCAATTGGTATTCTCCTTGAAGAGGGTGCAAAATTTTTATGGGGACCTGACTACAGAGGCTTTAACTGGGACATAGGAAGGATAAACCTCTCTGTAACCACTATCCCTCTTGGCAAGATATATGCCCTTATTTCCAGCATAGTAATATCCATAGTTCTCTATCTCTGGTTCAAAAAGGCAAAATCAGGGCGAGCTGTAAGGGCAGTTATGGAAGACAGCGAAGGGGCAAGTGTCTGCGGGATTAATGTAAAAGGTATATATGCCTTGAGTTTTGCCACAGGCACAGGCTTAACAGTCCTCGGTGGAACACTCCTCACCCTCTTTATACCTGTAGGAATAAATCCCTATATGGGTGGGATATATACCCTCAAGGCATTTGTCATAGCAGTTATGGGTGGACTTATGTCGCCGTGGGGCGGTTTCTGGGCAGGCTTTATCTTTGGTCTTATTGAGAACGGCTCATATATATTTTTTGGCTTGATACCAGGGTTTGAACCCTTCAGCATGACCCAGTTTCTGGCATTTTTTCTCCTGCTCATCATCCTCCTTGTCAAACCAACAGGGCTTTTCAATGTGAGGTCGTAA
- a CDS encoding amino acid ABC transporter substrate-binding protein, translated as MNKKSWLITILLAAIAVICLPSMHAVAGDELPKEIVVGGPISMTGKFAKEGQQGFWGFQIAERWVNEVYGGVKIGGKKIPIRYKYYDDESKKESVTSLLERLITVDSVKFLLAPYSSGLTIAGAPIAEKYKALYMSHGGAGDRIFEQGYRYAVQTIGIGSRYQLSALDMVRSIDPNARKVALFFKDDEFSRTVMDGAKEYIKKNGFEIVFERTYPAEAKDMTPALTEMKIKNPDILLAGGHFADGQLLAKQIGDMGIDVKAASILVAPTLPAFIQALGKQANGFLGPSHWEIGARFGIETSKTIGSGYFGPTQEWFINEFRKVSKGTDPEYHAADAIASILVYVKAIETAQSLDTDKVRAAMNRLHFVPFYGEWGIDPDTGKQIKHQMVLIQWQNGEKEIIWPIEAQTAKPCYPVAACPGRK; from the coding sequence ATGAATAAAAAAAGTTGGTTAATAACAATTTTACTTGCCGCAATTGCGGTAATCTGCTTGCCATCTATGCATGCCGTGGCAGGGGACGAATTGCCAAAAGAGATAGTTGTCGGCGGTCCTATAAGCATGACCGGAAAGTTTGCAAAAGAAGGGCAGCAGGGCTTCTGGGGTTTTCAGATAGCCGAGAGGTGGGTTAATGAGGTTTATGGCGGTGTCAAGATAGGGGGTAAGAAGATTCCAATAAGGTATAAATATTATGACGATGAATCAAAAAAGGAGAGTGTAACCAGTCTTCTTGAAAGGCTAATTACTGTGGATAGTGTAAAATTCCTTCTTGCCCCATATTCCTCGGGTCTGACCATTGCTGGTGCACCTATTGCCGAGAAATACAAAGCCCTTTATATGTCTCATGGCGGTGCAGGCGACCGCATATTTGAACAAGGATACAGGTATGCTGTGCAGACCATAGGCATCGGTTCAAGATACCAGTTATCTGCCCTTGATATGGTAAGGTCAATAGACCCGAATGCCAGAAAGGTTGCCCTTTTCTTTAAAGATGATGAATTTTCACGCACTGTTATGGATGGGGCAAAGGAATATATAAAAAAGAATGGTTTTGAGATAGTATTTGAAAGAACCTATCCAGCAGAGGCAAAGGACATGACCCCTGCCCTCACTGAGATGAAGATAAAAAATCCAGATATCCTCCTTGCAGGCGGACACTTCGCTGATGGGCAACTTCTGGCAAAACAGATAGGAGACATGGGGATTGATGTTAAAGCAGCATCAATCCTTGTTGCACCAACACTGCCTGCATTCATTCAGGCACTTGGCAAACAGGCAAATGGTTTCCTCGGTCCATCTCACTGGGAAATCGGTGCCAGATTCGGCATTGAAACTTCAAAGACAATAGGTTCAGGATACTTTGGTCCAACTCAGGAGTGGTTTATTAATGAGTTTCGTAAGGTATCAAAAGGCACAGACCCTGAGTACCATGCTGCTGATGCAATAGCATCCATTCTTGTTTATGTTAAGGCAATAGAGACGGCACAGAGCCTTGATACTGATAAGGTAAGGGCAGCCATGAATAGACTCCATTTTGTCCCATTCTACGGCGAATGGGGTATAGACCCTGATACAGGCAAACAGATAAAACATCAGATGGTGCTTATCCAGTGGCAGAATGGGGAGAAGGAAATCATCTGGCCTATAGAGGCACAAACTGCCAAACCGTGCTACCCAGTGGCAGCATGTCCTGGAAGGAAATAA